In Zingiber officinale cultivar Zhangliang chromosome 8B, Zo_v1.1, whole genome shotgun sequence, a single genomic region encodes these proteins:
- the LOC122017727 gene encoding transcription termination factor MTERF15, mitochondrial-like, producing the protein MLHSLVRRHALAPSFQLRLFFFSTCTSASTSGPTASPDPHFMVDYLVNSCGFSATGASKVSSFLRLRSTEKPDAVLGFLRSQGFDGADLRKIITLRPRVLVLDVEANLAPKFKFLRDIGLSESDVIDVLPQHPIIMVHSLQNSLIPKLKVWESLFGSREILLKNLRKCTWFLSNSIEKVRPNLNFLRDECGIPEARISLVFKRHPSFIVQNPDSLRALVDRAEGMGISRESAMFLWILDVLQGVSREKFETQVKLMNSFGWSNSDVIAAIKKFPHFLSLSTEVLQRKMEFLTKDVGMAPSIIAKKPAFLALSLEKRLIPRFHVMEILKSEGLWTSRFKLHMVFASPGPKFLEKFVLPYKDKLPKLLEVL; encoded by the coding sequence ATGCTTCACTCCCTGGTCCGCCGCCATGCCCTCGCCCCATCGTTCCAACTCcgtctcttcttcttctcgacCTGCACTTCCGCCTCCACCTCAGGCCCCACCGCTTCTCCCGATCCTCACTTCATGGTCGACTACCTCGTGAACTCATGCGGGTTCTCTGCGACCGGTGCTTCCAAGGTCTCCTCGTTTCTCCGTCTTCGGTCTACCGAGAAGCCCGACGCTGTTCTTGGATTCCTCAGATCTCAGGGCTTTGACGGCGCTGATCTCAGAAAGATAATAACTTTGAGACCGAGAGTGCTCGTCTTGGATGTTGAAGCGAACCTCGCTCCAAAGTTTAAATTTTTGCGCGACATAGGATTATCTGAGTCCGACGTCATCGATGTCCTTCCGCAGCATCCCATTATTATGGTCCACAGCCTTCAGAACTCGCTTATTCCCAAATTGAAAGTTTGGGAAAGTCTCTTTGGATCGAGGGAGATCCTCCTCAAGAATCTCCGGAAGTGTACTTGGTTTTTGAGCAACAGTATTGAGAAAGTACGCCCTAACTTGAACTTCTTAAGGGATGAATGTGGTATTCCTGAAGCGCGGATTTCTCTTGTTTTTAAAAGACATCCAAGCTTCATCGTGCAGAACCCAGATTCGCTCCGGGCTTTGGTGGATAGAGCTGAGGGGATGGGAATTTCCCGGGAGTCTGCGATGTTCCTCTGGATCCTTGATGTGCTGCAGGGGGTCAGCAGGGAAAAATTTGAGACCCAAGTCAAGCTCATGAACAGCTTTGGTTGGTCGAACTCAGATGTCATTGCTGCAATCAAGAAATTCCCACATTTTTTATCCCTTTCCACAGAGGTTTTGCAGAGAAAGATGGAATTTTTAACCAAGGATGTTGGAATGGCACCTTCAATCATTGCTAAGAAGCCAGCGTTTCTAGCATTGAGTTTGGAAAAGAGGTTAATTCCTCGATTTCATGTGATGGAGATATTGAAATCTGAAGGGTTATGGACTTCACGATTCAAGCTACATATGGTTTTTGCATCACCGGGACCAAAATTTTTGGAGAAGTTTGTTCTCCCTTACAAAGATAAACTACCCAAACTTCTTGAAGTCTTGTGA
- the LOC122016791 gene encoding Golgi SNAP receptor complex member 1-1-like → MEASSWDALRKQARKLEAQLDERMTSYRRLVSSKPDGSVADLESSIEHLLKQLQQINLQMQTWVSSGGSQIISHTLTRHKEILQDLSQEFYRLRSSLRAKQERSSLLLEFRDYDREKADIEGGADSAEHALLKEQAAISRNSGQMDNVISQAQATLGALVLQRSTFGGITTKISNVSSRLPTVNHILSSIKRKKSMDTIILSFVASVCTFLMLIYWLSK, encoded by the exons ATGGAGGCGTCCTCGTGGGACGCTCTTCGGAAACAG GCAAGGAAGCTTGAGGCTCAGTTGGATGAACGGATGACTTCTTATCGAAGACTTGTTTCATCAAAACCTGATGGTTCAGTAGCAGATTTGGAATCTAGCATTGAACATTTACTGAAGCAACTTCAGCAAATCAATTTGCAAATGCAAACTTGGGTATCTTCTGGAGGTTCACAGATCATTTCCCATACATTGACCAGACATAAAGAAATACTACAAGATCTTTCTCAG gaattttatagGCTTCGTTCTAGCCTTAGAGCAAAGCAAGAACGATCATCTCTTCTTCTAGAATTCAGAGATTATGATAGGGAAAAAGCAGACATTGAAGGTGGTGCTGATTCTGCTGAGCACGCTTTACTTAAAGAACAAGCGGCTATAAGCAGAAATTCAGGACAG ATGGATAATGTAATATCTCAAGCCCAAGCTACTCTAGGAGCACTTGTTCTTCAGCGTTCTACATTTGGCGGCATCACCACAAAGATCAGCAATGTCAGCAGCAGACTTCCTACG GTAAATCATATTCTTTCTTCAATTAAAAGGAAAAAGTCAATGGACACCATAATCCTCTCCTTTGTAGCTTCGGTTTGTACATTTCTCATGTTGATTTACTGGTTATCAAAGTGA